Genomic window (Paenibacillus sp. PK3_47):
TGCTCGGTGTAATCGGTGAACGTTCCGGTATTGCCCGCCGGGGGCTTGTGCTGTCATCCTTGACCAAGCTGAAGCAGATCTGCGATCATCCGCAGCTGTTCAGCAAAGAAGAAGGCCGGAGTACGCGCAGTGACCAGTCGGGCAAAATGGAAGTGATGTACGAGGTGCTGGACAGCATTTCCGAGCTTGGAGAATCCGCGCTGATCTTCACACAGTATGTGGCGATGGGCGAGCTGCTCGTGGCAAAGCTTGCCAAGCGTTACGGCAAAGCACCGTTGTTCCTGCACGGCGGAATCTCCAAGCGGGAGCGGGATGAGATGGTGCATGCATTTCAGGAAGGTGAGGGACCGGCATTCTTCGTGCTGTCTCTTAAGGCTGGCGGCGTAGGATTGAATCTCACCAAAGCCAATCATGTGATACATTATGACCGCTGGTGGAATCCGGCAGTAGAGAACCAGGCCACTGACCGGGCATTCCGGATCGGGCAGCATAAAAATGTACAGGTACACAAGCTGATCTGCCAGGGAACGCTGGAGGAGCGGATTGACGAATTGATTGAACGCAAAAAGAATCTGTCCGAGCAGGTTGTCGGTTCAGGAGAAAACTGGCTGACCGAAATGTCGAATCATGAGCTGAAGGAGCTTATTGAGCTTCAGGGACAGGACTGGATGTAGGGATAAAAGCAGGGGGACAGGGAGGATCAACAATGGACGGACAACTGAAGCTGAAACTGGAAATACTCCCTGGAGCGGTAAAAGTGACGGGAGAAGCAGGTAAGGCTGCCGCTGACCAAAAGCGGCCTGCAGGGCCTGTTCAGACACTGCAGGCTCCTTGCTGGACTGATGAGCAGAAACGTGAGGTGCTTCATTATATTGCAGAGCATCCCGGTGAGCTGTATGAGCTGCTGCAGGGCAGGTTAAGCGGCGGACTTGCCGGTTATAAGGTGCTGCCGGCGGATGAGGAATGGACGGTTTCCGGTGCTGACCATGAAGCGCCGGACTCTGGCAGGCTGCCGGAAAAGATCCGGCGGCAGCTGGCAGAGGAGCCCCTGCTTGGCTTTGCGCTCCGCGGGTTAGATAAAGAGGAGCTGCTGTCCGGTGTATTTGCGCTTTGGGCGGAAGAGGAGAACGATCCGGGTGAAGAAGTAAAACAGCCGCCGGCCGGCACTCTTGCGGCAGAGCTGGCCCGCCTGGAGCGCAAAGGTCCTGCCGTATCCACAGGGGAATGGCTGGCGGAGGCGGCTGCTGAAGGCTCGCTTCATCAGCCGGGACCCTTGTTTCATGAAATAGCCGCCAGGCCGTTTCCGGCCTCCCCGGTAATTGACACGCCGCCAGAGCGCTGGAGTGATTTGCTTCATGCCACTCCGCGTGCGGAAGAGGGGCTTGTGCTTATTATGCGCCGGGTAGCCGAAGCTGCCGCCCGGAAAGCAGCCAATCTGGATCAATAAAAGAAGGCGGTACTTACAGCTGAATGCCTGCTGTAAGTACCGCCTTTATTGATAATTATGACTCCTGAGGATTTCCGTCACCGGTGCTGCTCTCCTCGGACAGTTCCAGAATTTCCCTGCGCAGGCGGAGCATCTTCTGATCCAGCTCATCGGCAGCGCGCGCAGCTTCTCTGAGCTCTTCGGCAACATGGGCCGGAAGCTGCTTGTCGAATTTATAGTAAAGAATATGCTCCATGCTGGCCCAGAAATCCATAGCCAAGGTGCGCAGCTGAATTTCAGCCTTTACCCAGCGGGTGCCTTCCAGCAGTACCAGCGGGATGGCCACGATAACATGCAGACTCTGGTAGCCGTTCGGCTTAGGCTTGGCGATATAGTCCTTAATCTCCAGCACGCGGATATCTTCGCGGACACATAAATGATCGACAAGACGGTAAATATCCTTTACAAAAGCACACACAATCCGCATGCCTGCAACATCGTGAATGTGCTGCTCCATATTTTCCAGCGTAAACTTGTGTCCCTTGCGCTGCAGCTTCTGCAGAATGCTCTTCGGCTCTTTGATCCGGCATTTAATATGTTCAATCGGACTGAAGCCGTCGCGGACCTGCCATTCGGTTTTGATGATATCAATCTTATTCTCAAGCTCGTTGAGGGCATGGCGGTAAAGCGCCGGCAGTGCTTTGAAATCCTCTATCTGTTTGGCAAAATCCTCATTAACCTGCCACTTCTGCAGATCCTTGACATGCACCTGCAGCTGATTCAGCGTAACCTCTGTACTATCGTATTCTTCCACTGAGACTCTCCCGGGTTTCATTATTTGTACTCCCTTATTTTAACCGATGCAGCCTGTTTGAAGCAAAAAAAAGCACCCGGACTCCTGTGAAGGCTGGAGTGGCCGGGCAGCGGGACCATGCATTAAAGCGTTCCCACGAAATTTCAGGCGGAACATTCTCTCCGCAGCGGCGTATTAGCAAACATAAAGCTGGCTACAAAGGCGTACTATTTGTTGGTAGGCGAGCCTCCATCATACCCTGTATCCTGGTATCCGGTATTCTCCAGCTTTGGCAGAACGCCCAGCTCTTCAATGGTCCTGCGTGTATCGGGTGTCCCGTATTGGTGCAGATGCTGATAGAGCCTGATTGTACCGTCATCAAACTGGCGGACAGCGTCATCATGATCGGCGGATTTGTAGGGCACAAAGGCCCGGCGGAATGCGTATTCATCCTCCTGTGACAGTTCTTTCAGCAGGTCCTGAAGAACGGCAAGCTCTCCCTCGGTGAGGAGGACCTCAAATTCATTGGAGTCATTGCGCACTTCCTGAATCAGCCCGTGATTAACGGAGACGAAAAACGTTTGTTTCTGTTCTTCCGGCAAGATTGATCCCTCCATCTTTCGGTAAGGTTCGCCACGGTCATTTTTACTTATAAATACACAGTACGACAAATAATGAATCTGTCCGGGACATTTGGTATGATAGAAGCACGTTTCCGCTTTTGTACGGATCGTTATGGGGTTATTTGTTCTCACTTTGGAGAAGGAGGAACTACAATGAATTTTTTACAACGGATAAAAGACGGTGCTAACCGGGTGAGTGAAAAAGCGCAAAACTCAGTGGAGATCGGCAAGCTGAATGGGCATATTTCCGATATCGAACGTGAGATGGACATTGAATTTACGAAAATGGGAAAAATCTTTTATGAAGGGTACCGTTCAAAGGATCTTTCTCTGGCTGAAGGCCAAATGGTCGAGCTGTCGCGCAACTGCCTGAGGCTGCAGGAGCAGATCGACGAAATCCGCTTCCGGATTGCTGAACTTAAGAATGAGCGGCTCTGCGAATGCGGCAATGTGGTGGCGCTGGACGCCAACTTTTGCCCGAAATGCGGACGCAAGCTTGTTGATCCGGCACCGAGAAAAGAAGCCGCTCCAGTGGCAGTGCATCAGATCCATGAGGAAGAGGATGAAGAGGATCAATATTACGGCGAGGACGAGCTGACGGAAGAGGAGAAAGAGCTGGCCAAGAGACCTGAGCAGCGTGTGGTGTACAGCGAAGTGCTGTCGATCGATGATGAGCCGCTTGAAGGTTATACCGGAAGCCAGCAGGATACAGACCGCTCCCGGCGTGAAGCCGATCAGCTGGAACGGGAGCGGGAAAGGCAGCTTGAGCTGGACCGGCGCATCCGTGACTGGAGAGCCGGGGAGCCGGAGGAGGAAGCTGCAGCGGCGTCCGGGGAAACCGAAGGTGTCCGTGATCTGGTCAAATGCCAGATCTGCCGTGCCGACCTGCCGAAGGGCTCCATGTGGTGTCCGCGCTGCGGTTCGGAACAGATCTAATCAGGAGTTACAGTCAGCTTAGGGGGACAACATAGATGGAACAGTTGCTGCTGCATCTGCGCAATTTGGGTTTCACGGAGATGGAATCCAAAATTATGGTCGAGCTGGCCACCAAAGGCCAGGCTTCGGGCTATGAAGTGGCCAAACAGCTCGGAGTATCAAGATCCAACGTGTATGCGGCACTGCAGCGCCTGACTCAGCAAGGTTATGTAAGATGCGGCGAAGGGGACCCGGCACGCTACAGCGTGCTGGACCCGGAAGAGCTGGCGACAATGATCTCCGGCAGGGTGCAGGCTTCGCTTGCTTATATGGAGAGTGAAATGCCGCGCGGCGGTCACGTCAGCCCGTCCTTTTATAATGTGGAAGGTGAACGCAATGTTATGGAGGAGCTGGTCCGCCAGCTGAATCTTGCCGGGCAGGAAATTGTGGTGGATGTATGGCGTGAAGAGGCATCGCTGCTGCGCAGCGAGCTGGAGCAGGCCGAGCTGAGGGGCGTCAAGCTGCTGTGGGCTTTTAACGGCGGCAGTGAAGCATCGGCACCGTATCCGCTCTGGCCGCCGCTTGGCGGGCAGTCCCGCAGAGGCGGAGGGCGGAAGTTCTCTTTTGTGATCGACCGCAGCTGGTGCATGCTTGGCATGCGTTATGAAGACGGGAGTGCACAGGCTGTTGTAACCGAGCATCAGGTGATGATCGAGCTGCTCCTGAATCATTTTACACAGGAAATGGTGCTCTTCGAGCTGGAGGAGGACATGGGCTCCGAGCTTATGAGACGTTATGGGGAACGCTACAGCCGTATATTCAGTAAATATGTACCTCAAGAAATGGATGAGGGTAATGATGACCTGGAGCAGGAAGTGCAGAGGGAACCGGCAGATAAGCCGGAGGAAAACTGACTTTGCGCAGGTCGTAGGTCGGGTTGGGGAGGTGAAAGCATGGAATGTATAATTCATTTTGACGTACAGCATCCTGAAGGTCCCAAATCATTGCGCGGGCTGCTGTTTCTGGAACCCGGAAAGGTTCCGACTGAGAGTGAGCTGATCGGGATGTTCAAGGACATGAAATTCGACGTGCGCCTGGAAGACAGCGAGAAGCTGATTTTCAAGCCGGTGAATCCGGGAGCCAATTATTCGGAGATTCGTATTACCAGCTTTGACGGCGGTAAGCCGGGCAGTACCGAAGACCGTGAACTGAAGTCGATTGTCGGCAATCTGCTGCCGCAAAAACCAGCCGGTCTGTAGAATAAGGCATAGGACCAGGTTCATTTGAAGGCGGGAGGAGGAGCACAGGATGAAGCTGCTGAAACAAAAGGTGACCGATGAAGGTATTGTTCTCGGTAAAGGTGTGCTCAAGGTGGATTCTTTTCTGAATCACCAGATGGACCCGTTTCTGATGCGTGAAGTCGGACGGGAGTTTGCCTCGCGTTTTGCCGGAGAAGGCGTGACGAAGGTGCTGACCATCGAATCCTCGGGGATTGCCCCCGGTATTATGACGGCGCTTGAGCTTGAAGTTCCGCTGATTTTTGCCCGCAAACAGAAGTCGCTGACCCTGACAGAAGATATCTATGTGGAAAAGGTCTATTCTTTTACCAAGCAGGAAAGCAACGACATCACCGTCTCCAGAAAGTTCATCGCTCCGGGCGAACGTGTGCTGATTATCGATGATTTTCTGGCGAACGGGGAGGCGGCCTTCGGGCTGGCCCGGATCGTGGAGCAGGCGGGAGGCAGCGTGGCGGGCATTGGCATTGTAATCGAAAAATCCTTCCAGCCGGGCAACCGGCTGTTGAAGGAAGCGGGTTACCGTGTGGAGTCCCTTGTGCGGATCGCTTCCCTGGACGATGGTGTTGTTACCTTTGTGGAAGAGTAGGCCGGTTGAGGGCTGGATATATGGAATCCGGCTGTTGAAACTGGAGAGAGCTGGATAGCAGGTCCCCGTCTTTGTCGGGGGCCTGCTTTTTTTGGGTTAGGAGGTCCGAGGTTGAAAGGGCGTGCGCATGCTTGCAAACGAACTGCCTAATCTTATCGCCGATTGTCTAATGCACAAACTGCAGCAGAATGCCCGAACGTCAGAAATTTGGAGGTTGTGAGTGTATAAAGTGCAGCAGATGATCCGCGCTGAATAAAAAGTATCCGGAATGCGTGCGGCGTTTGCTGAGGAAACCTCAATATAGCGTAGACACACTGAGGGGCTTTAGGCGGAATAATAAGCGGCGGTATGGATGCGCGGGGAGCAAAGTTACTTTCTAGAGGCATAGTACGGCATAGAGCCATAGTGCGGCGCGTTGATCAAACTAAGTGGAATTTCTCCACCTTATTTCTGGATGGAGGCCTTTTTGAAGAGGCTAGTTGGAAAAACTCCACTTAAAATACCGGATTTCATCCTCCGGACGGTATATGAGCCATTTTAACTGGAGAAATTCCACCTAGCGTTGATAAAATACGAGAAATAGCCGAATTAAGCGGAGTTTTTCCAACTAATTATAGTTACTGGGATGATGGTGTACTCCCGGAAGTCTGTAAATTTCCCTACCTCACCAATAGACGGCTTTAGCTGCATAATCTACAACTAAGAACGCCTACAACGTGCGTTAAGGAAGCCTTAGTACAGCGGCGGCACACGGAGGGAGTTTACGCGAAATAATGAGCGGTGGTAAGATGCGCGGGAAGTAAAAGTTACTGTATAGAAACAAAGTACGGCATAGAGCCATAGTGCGGCGCGTTGATCAAACTAAGTGGAATTTCTCCACCTTATTTCTGGATGGAGACCTTTTTGAAGAGGCTAGTTGGAAAAACTCCACTTAAAATACCGGATTTCATCCTCCGGACGGTATATGAGCCATTTTAACTGGAGAAATTCCACCTAGCGTTGATAAAATACGAGAAATGGCCGAATTAAGCGGAGTTTTTCCAACTAATTATAGTTACTGGGATGATGGTGTACTCCCGGAAGTCTTTAAATTTCCCTACCTCACCAATAGACGGCTTTAGCTGCATGATCTACAGCTAGGAGCGCCTACAACATGCGTTAAGGAAGCCTCAGTACAGCGGCGGCACACGGAGGGAGTTTATGCGAAATAATGAGCGGTGGTAAGATGCGCGGGGAGTAAAAGTTACTGTATAGAAACAAAGTACGGCATAGAGCCATAGTGCGGCGCGTTGATCAAACTAAGTGGAATTTCTCCACCTTATTTCTGGATGGAGGCCTTTTTGAAGAGGCTGGTTGGAAAAACTCCACTTAAAATACCGGATTTCAACCTCCGGACGGTATATGAGCCATTTTAACTGGAGAAATTCCACCTAGCGTTGATAAAATACGAGAAATGGCCGAATTAAGCGGAGTTTTTCCAACTAATTATAGTTACTGGGATGATGGTGTACTCCCGGAAGTCTTTAAATTTCCCTACCTCACCAATAGACGGCTTTAGCTGCATGATCTACAGCTAGGAGCACCTAGCTGCTGGCGTGGCACGCCGCAGACACGCCGTCCTGCGTGCCGGCTGCCGCAAGCGGCGAGAGCACGCGCAGCGCGCCCGGCTCGCACCGCACGACCAGCGGCGCCGTGCCGAGCGCCTCGCCGTCGCCGATAGCGTGGCGCGGCGCGGCGAAGCGGACAGCCGCGCTGTGTCCGCGCAGCATCGTCACGAAGGGCAGCCCTACGTGCCTGCCCTTCAGCAGCGTCGGGAACAGCCGCAGCACCTGCGCGCGGCTGCACCCGTGGACGACGCAGACGTCGAGCAGGCCGTCACCGGCCTCCGCCTGCGGGCAGATCAGCAGTCCGCCGCCGTAGCTTGGCAGATTGCAGACCGAGACGAGCCAGGCTTGCTCAAAGGTCTGCTCCTTTCCGTCGCAGGTCACGCTCACCCGGCAGGGCTTGAAGGTCATCAGCGTATGCAGAATGCCGATGATATAGGCGAGCTGTCCGGCGCCGATGGCGTTGCACAGACGTTTGTACGGGCCGTTATTCACATTGACGGCCACCTGGGCATCAAAACCGCTGGCCACGGCGGTCAGCGTGTAGCCGCCTGAGCCGGAGAGCAGATCGGCATCCAGGCAGCGGTTTTGCAGCGCGGTGTCCAGCGCAGCCTCCGTGTTCAGCGGGATGCCGAAGCCGCGCGCCGTGTCGTTGCCGGAGCCGGCGGGGATTACCGCCAGCGGCACTCCCCTGCGCCGCAGCGCGCCCAGCACGCTGTGGATCGTGCCGTCGCCGCCGACGACGATGGCGGCGAGCCAATCCCCGCGGCGTGCGAGCGCCTGCTGGACCTGTGATTCCGCACTGCCGCTGCTGTGTGTGAACAGGGTCTCGTAGAGGACGCCCCGTGACTGAAGCATGCCCTCCACGCTCTCCCAAGTCCGCTGCCCTGCTCCGCCCCCTGACCGGGGATTTACGATCAATAAATACATTCACTTTCCTCCTGCTGATTCCTGCATGTCCTTCTTCCATTGTACGAACTGCAGCGGCAAAAGGGAATCCGAAAAAAGGCAACAGCGCCGGCGGGAGGGGGAAAGCATGAAGTATGAAGCGATCAGTTTGAACCTTGAACTACGAACCTTGATGCATAGGCCCCCACTCCTAAACTAGAATCTCTTCTTACAAAACACAGATGCCACTGGCAGGTTTAATGGCCTATCGCCTACAGGAGGTATACTGGCCTATCGCCTACAGCTGGCGCAGCTGGCTTTCGGCCAGATGGCCTGCCCAGGGCAGTTTATACCACCGGCCGCCCAGTGCATGATAGATCATCAGCAGCCAGACCGCGAAGGTGGCGAGGGAGACCAGGGCGCTGATAAAAGCGCCGATGAGCGGAAGGAAGCCGCAGAGCACATGGACGATCATAAGCGCGCCGAAAGTGATCAGGGATTGCAGGGCGTGAAACAGCACGAAGCGGCTGCGTTTTTCCAGGGCGAGGAAGACGATGCCGCCTATGAAGGGGAAGAAATAGCATATGGCAGCGGCGATATGCTCCGGAAGACCGGTGGATGATCTGAACGGGGACACAGGAAATCACACTCCTTGGTGGGGGAGCCAGCCCTTCCAAGAGCAGAAACAGGCTCATTGGAAGCGGGGCTGCACCCTCCTTCTTCCTTATGAGCCTATGTTTTGTCCGGGCAAAGTATGTGAAAGGAATAGATACTTCCCAGCAGGTTTCCCTCCTGAAGTCAATGCATCTGCCTAACTGTTCATCGCCGGAATAATATACTGCTCTACGAGCCTGCGCGGATGCTTCCACTGTCTTACCGCACTCTCAGCGGTGAAGATGACCGCCGCGTCAAGCTTCGGCAGGAGCAGGAGCTGCTGTCCGCCATGCCCGTGGGCAAGCCGGTAGGGCTGCCCGGACATCGTTCCGTTCCAGAACTGGTAGCCGTAGTCCCCGAAGGCGGGATAACCGGGCGTCTGGGCAGTGAAGGCCTCCTCCAGCCACTGCTGCGGAATAATCTGCTGTCGGCCGTATGACCCGCCCTCCAGCAGACAAATGCCGACTTTAGCTAAATCACGTGAGGTCAGGTACAGTCCGATATGGCCCATGCTGTGACCCTCGGCGTTGGGAAGCCAGGCCGCATTGCCGATCCCAAGCGGGCCGAAGAGATGCTCTCTGGCATAGGTGAAGGCATCAACGCCGGTGGTCTCGCTGAGCATGACGGAGATGAGGTGGGAATCGCTGCTGCGGTATTGAAACCGGCCGAGATGCTCGTCGTCGATCTGCAGGCTCAGCGCATAGGAAGCCCAGCGGCGGCTGCGCTGGAGATTCCGCACCAGCGGTTCTCCAAGCTTCTTGCCGGTAATCCACCGGAAGCCGGCGGTCATGGTCAGCAGATGGCGGAGTGTAATCTCTCCGAGCCGCGGGGAATGAAGGAAAGGGACATGCTTCTGCAGGACCTCTGTGACAGGAGTATGCACTTCCGGCATATGCCCTTTAACGACGGCGATTCCGGTGAGCATAGAGATAAAGCTTTTGGTGGCGGAACGGAGATCATTGAGCATTCCGGCATGAAAACCTCCATAATACCGTTCAAATATCAGTTTCCCGCGGCGGACGACAAGCATACTATGCATTTTAGAGTATCCCTTCAATACAGCCTGATGTGCCTGTTCCAGCTTTTGGCCGCAGACCCCTGCATCCTCAGGAGCAAGCAGTTCGATCACTGGTGCTGTATTGTAAGGCTTGTTGAGCAAAGACAGCTGCTGCTTCATAGCCGACCTCCTTCTTAGCGTATCAAAAGCATGTATTTGTGTGGACATCTTATACAAGTTTCTGCGGTTTACGGATATACTATTTTAACCAAAAGCCGGCTCTTTCACTTGTAGGACTTGTCATAAAATTTGAAAAAAACCATACGCATATTTTACAAGGAAAGGTGGAACTTGGACCGGAATATGATACAATATAACGATAAGGCCCGAAAGGAGTGATTCAGCAAGTGGCTCTTCGGGTAAGTAAAGTGTCAAGATGTCAGTGTGCATTGATATCTTACTCTCAGCCCAAATCACGACGAACCTGCTTCACCGGCAAGGCGGACTTTCAGAACACTGGAACCCAATATGGCGGATAATGCAAGCGACGTAGGTATAACGGTTTCTTGTCTTGCATTTCGAAGTTACGGCGGACTTTTCATCATGCATTCTCTACAACGGAGCATTCATTTTCAATGTTTTGGGAGGGAACTGATCATGGCAAGTAAAGGTCATAACGAAGTCAAGGAAAGTCTACGGGAAATGACACGCATTTTCCGGCCCAAAGATCCCAAGAAATTTGTAAAGGAGTACGTCCGGAAGTATCGGATCACAGGAGGCTATGAAGAAGAGCTGACTATGGTCGTGGAGCATGAGCTGGTAAGAATGAACTCATCGGTCTCCTGATAGAACAGCCAGGATTGTGCTGTGCTTTTGACAATGGCAATTTAATGATTATATCCATGAGGATTCTCATAAACCGTGTCCGGTCGGCGTCTGCCGCAGGAAACGGTTTTTTTTGCGCATTTTTACAGGATTGACAGGTGTTGATATATGAAAAAAGTCAAATGAATTAATAGACACAAATACTGTTGTATGCGCTTTACATGTTAGAGGGAGTAAATGTGTAATCTTTGAAAGCGTTCTTAAACCCTTTAACAACAAGCTTTTTGTTTGATAGAATAAAATTTGTGAACTTGTTGTGAACGATTGACAAAACACCCCCACCAACTTATATTAATAGTGATTGTTATAATTGACAGGAAAATCCTCTAATCTACGAAATCGGGAAAAGCGGGGTAGATCATTGATGAAAATGTGGCAGGCTGGTAAGCGGCTTCTCCCCATGACCGCAGCGCTCGGACTCATTCTCGCCGGATGCGGGCGGGAGGACTTGTCGGTACTTCGGCCGCAGGGCCCGGAAGCAGAGACTTCGTTCGGACTCATGAAGCTGGCGATCACCATCATGATCGTCGTACTGCTGATCGTCTTTGGCATTGCGGCCTATGTCCTTGTCCGTTACCGCAGAAAACCGGGGCAAAACGAAATTCCGGAGCAGGTGGAAGGCAGCTTCAAGCTGGAGGTGCTGTGGACGGTTATCCCGCTGATTCTTGTAGTAGTGTTAGCGGTGCCGACGGTAAAAGCCGTTTTTGCCGCTGGTGATGACCACTCTGGTGATGCCAACGCGGTGAAGGTCAAGGTAACCGGACATCAGTACTGGTGGGAATTCGAGTACACGGATTACGGCATAACTACAGCTCAGGATCTGGTGATTCCTGTAGGGAAAGACATCGCCTTTGAGCTGAGTACGAAGGATGTGCTGCATTCCTTCTGGGTCCCTTCCCTTTCCGGTAAAATCGATACCAATCCTGACGGGACAACGAACCGTTTCAGCTTCAGTGCGCCTAATGAAGGCGTTTACCGCGGCAAATGTGCGGAGCTGTGCGGCCCATCCCACGGGTTCATGGAATTCAAGGTGAAGTCGGTCAGTGAGGCTGCGTTTGAGGAGTGGATTGCCTCCATGAAGGCACCGGCGGTGCTTCCTGAAGATCCGGCGCTTGCCGAGAAGTTCAGATCGGCCTGCCTCACCTGCCATGCAGTGGGAGACCAGGGAATTGCCGGCGCAGGTCCCGATTTGACGGGCATCGGCTCCAGAGAGTCGGTAGCGGGAATTCTGCTGAATGATGATACACGTGAGGACGGGGCGCCTATAGAAGAGAATCTCAAAACCTGGCTTCATGATCCGGAAAGCGTCAAACCCGGGAATCTCATGCCTGATCCGAAAGAAGAGCTTGGCTTAACCGACGAGGAGATTGACGGAATAGCGGAATACCTGGCCGGTTATACCCTGAACTAAGATTTCTGCCATAAAGGGAAGCAGCATATTTGAAAAGGGGGTACGTACCTTGGCTCAAGCCGCGCAATCCTTCAATCCTGCACCGCCTCTAAGGCATGGCCATGCCGTCAAACGTCATACCGGCCTGATGGACTGGATCACCACCGTTGATCACAAAAAAATAGCGGTTCTGTATCTTTGGGCCGGCGGCTTCTTCTTTGGCATCGGCGGGCTGGAGGCTATTCTGATCCGCATCCAGCTGATCAAGCCGATGAATACCTTTCTGGATGCCCAGACCTTTAATGAACTCATTACCATGCACGGGACGACGATGATCTTCCTCGGTGTCATGCCGATCATCTTTGCGCTGATGAATGCGGTCATTCCGCTGCAGATCGGCGCGCGCGACGTTGCTTTTCCTTTTCTGAATGCGCTTGGTTTCTGGACCTTTTTGTTCGGCGGTCTTCTGCTTAACCTCAGCTGGATCATGGGCGGTGCGCCTGATGCCGGCTGGACCGCGTATACCCCGCTATCCTCTGCGGATTACAGCGCCACACACGGGGTGGACTTTTATACCATCGGCCTGCAGATTGCCGGCCTCGGTACCCTGATCGGGGGCATTAATTTTCTGGCAACCATTATCACCATGCGCGCACCGGGAATGTCCTTCATGCGGATGCCGATGTTCGCCTGGGCTACTTTTATTACCTCAGCAATCATTCTTTTCGCTTTTCCCGCAATTACTGTAGGGCTTGTACTGCTCACCTTTGACCGGATTCTGGGCGCCAACTTTTTTGATGTGGCCGGGGGCGGTAACCCTGTGCTCTGGCAGCATATTTTCTGGATCTTCGGCCATCCCGAAGTGTATATCCTGATTCTCCCGGCTTTCGGCATTATCTCTGAAGTTATTCCGACCTTCTCGCGCAAGCGCCTGTTCGGCTACAGCTCGATGGTGTTTGCCACGATTCTGATCGCCTTTCTCGGCTTCATGGTCTGGGCGCATCATATGTTCACAACCGGCCTCGGCCCGGTAGCGAACGCGCTGTTCTCGGTCTCCACCATGCTGATTGCTGTTCCGACAGGGATCAAAATCTTTAACTGGCTGTTCACGATGTGGGGCGGACAGGTACGGTTTACCTCTGCCAATCTGTTCGCGGTCGGTTTTATTCCAACCTTCACCATGGGCGGGGTAACGGGCGTTATGCTGGCTTCGGCGCCTGCCGATTTCCAGTTTCATGATACTT
Coding sequences:
- a CDS encoding GTP pyrophosphokinase family protein — translated: MKPGRVSVEEYDSTEVTLNQLQVHVKDLQKWQVNEDFAKQIEDFKALPALYRHALNELENKIDIIKTEWQVRDGFSPIEHIKCRIKEPKSILQKLQRKGHKFTLENMEQHIHDVAGMRIVCAFVKDIYRLVDHLCVREDIRVLEIKDYIAKPKPNGYQSLHVIVAIPLVLLEGTRWVKAEIQLRTLAMDFWASMEHILYYKFDKQLPAHVAEELREAARAADELDQKMLRLRREILELSEESSTGDGNPQES
- a CDS encoding serine hydrolase, producing the protein MKQQLSLLNKPYNTAPVIELLAPEDAGVCGQKLEQAHQAVLKGYSKMHSMLVVRRGKLIFERYYGGFHAGMLNDLRSATKSFISMLTGIAVVKGHMPEVHTPVTEVLQKHVPFLHSPRLGEITLRHLLTMTAGFRWITGKKLGEPLVRNLQRSRRWASYALSLQIDDEHLGRFQYRSSDSHLISVMLSETTGVDAFTYAREHLFGPLGIGNAAWLPNAEGHSMGHIGLYLTSRDLAKVGICLLEGGSYGRQQIIPQQWLEEAFTAQTPGYPAFGDYGYQFWNGTMSGQPYRLAHGHGGQQLLLLPKLDAAVIFTAESAVRQWKHPRRLVEQYIIPAMNS
- a CDS encoding zinc ribbon domain-containing protein: MNFLQRIKDGANRVSEKAQNSVEIGKLNGHISDIEREMDIEFTKMGKIFYEGYRSKDLSLAEGQMVELSRNCLRLQEQIDEIRFRIAELKNERLCECGNVVALDANFCPKCGRKLVDPAPRKEAAPVAVHQIHEEEDEEDQYYGEDELTEEEKELAKRPEQRVVYSEVLSIDDEPLEGYTGSQQDTDRSRREADQLERERERQLELDRRIRDWRAGEPEEEAAAASGETEGVRDLVKCQICRADLPKGSMWCPRCGSEQI
- a CDS encoding diacylglycerol kinase family protein codes for the protein MYLLIVNPRSGGGAGQRTWESVEGMLQSRGVLYETLFTHSSGSAESQVQQALARRGDWLAAIVVGGDGTIHSVLGALRRRGVPLAVIPAGSGNDTARGFGIPLNTEAALDTALQNRCLDADLLSGSGGYTLTAVASGFDAQVAVNVNNGPYKRLCNAIGAGQLAYIIGILHTLMTFKPCRVSVTCDGKEQTFEQAWLVSVCNLPSYGGGLLICPQAEAGDGLLDVCVVHGCSRAQVLRLFPTLLKGRHVGLPFVTMLRGHSAAVRFAAPRHAIGDGEALGTAPLVVRCEPGALRVLSPLAAAGTQDGVSAACHASS
- the coxB gene encoding cytochrome c oxidase subunit II, encoding MMKMWQAGKRLLPMTAALGLILAGCGREDLSVLRPQGPEAETSFGLMKLAITIMIVVLLIVFGIAAYVLVRYRRKPGQNEIPEQVEGSFKLEVLWTVIPLILVVVLAVPTVKAVFAAGDDHSGDANAVKVKVTGHQYWWEFEYTDYGITTAQDLVIPVGKDIAFELSTKDVLHSFWVPSLSGKIDTNPDGTTNRFSFSAPNEGVYRGKCAELCGPSHGFMEFKVKSVSEAAFEEWIASMKAPAVLPEDPALAEKFRSACLTCHAVGDQGIAGAGPDLTGIGSRESVAGILLNDDTREDGAPIEENLKTWLHDPESVKPGNLMPDPKEELGLTDEEIDGIAEYLAGYTLN
- a CDS encoding xanthine phosphoribosyltransferase, encoding MKLLKQKVTDEGIVLGKGVLKVDSFLNHQMDPFLMREVGREFASRFAGEGVTKVLTIESSGIAPGIMTALELEVPLIFARKQKSLTLTEDIYVEKVYSFTKQESNDITVSRKFIAPGERVLIIDDFLANGEAAFGLARIVEQAGGSVAGIGIVIEKSFQPGNRLLKEAGYRVESLVRIASLDDGVVTFVEE
- a CDS encoding TrmB family transcriptional regulator; protein product: MEQLLLHLRNLGFTEMESKIMVELATKGQASGYEVAKQLGVSRSNVYAALQRLTQQGYVRCGEGDPARYSVLDPEELATMISGRVQASLAYMESEMPRGGHVSPSFYNVEGERNVMEELVRQLNLAGQEIVVDVWREEASLLRSELEQAELRGVKLLWAFNGGSEASAPYPLWPPLGGQSRRGGGRKFSFVIDRSWCMLGMRYEDGSAQAVVTEHQVMIELLLNHFTQEMVLFELEEDMGSELMRRYGERYSRIFSKYVPQEMDEGNDDLEQEVQREPADKPEEN